The following are encoded together in the Halopiger aswanensis genome:
- a CDS encoding complex I subunit 4 family protein — protein MMIEALIAVALLGALVTFVAPNRIAGKLAFAISLVPAALSLWLFSAFDGSGNALLDGELAFESQFEWIQLGDYTISWFVGLDGISLPLVVLTTILCSLAILSSWTPIDERESQFYGLVLFIEANLIGVFAALDFFAWFIFWEAVLIPMYLLIGIWGGPRRKYAAIKFFVYTNVASLLMFGAFITLVFGLGDVTSFALPEIADAMLEGGPDGLFGLSGSALASVVFVAMFLGFAVKVPVVPFHTWLPDAHVEAPTPASVLLAGVLLKMGTYALLRFNFTMFPEQVAAYAVPIAAIAVISVIYGAMLALAQTDLKRIVAYSSVSSMGYVILGLIAYTQFGVGGATFQMVSHGLISGLMFMAVGVIYNATHTRMVTDMSGLADRMPIAVGILIAGAFGYMGLPLMSGFYGEFTIFFGAFQSEQLAYAPLFTAAAMFGIVIVAGYLLFALQRTVFGPYRLETDYDLGRAPLHDVAPMFVLLGLIILLGVAPDLIFEMITDAVNPILETGGEL, from the coding sequence ATGATGATCGAAGCACTGATCGCGGTCGCACTGCTCGGCGCGCTCGTCACGTTCGTCGCGCCGAACCGTATCGCCGGCAAACTGGCGTTCGCGATCAGCCTCGTGCCGGCCGCGCTCAGCCTGTGGCTGTTCTCGGCCTTCGACGGCAGCGGGAACGCCTTGCTCGACGGCGAACTCGCCTTCGAGTCGCAGTTCGAGTGGATCCAGCTGGGCGACTACACGATCTCGTGGTTCGTCGGTCTCGACGGGATCAGTCTCCCGCTCGTGGTGCTGACGACGATCCTCTGTTCGCTGGCGATCCTGAGCTCGTGGACGCCGATCGACGAGCGCGAGTCCCAGTTCTACGGGCTCGTGCTCTTCATCGAGGCGAACCTCATCGGCGTCTTCGCCGCGCTGGACTTTTTCGCTTGGTTCATCTTCTGGGAGGCCGTGCTGATCCCGATGTACCTGCTGATCGGGATCTGGGGCGGCCCGCGCCGGAAGTACGCGGCGATCAAGTTCTTCGTCTACACGAACGTCGCCTCGCTGCTGATGTTCGGTGCCTTCATCACGCTCGTGTTCGGGCTGGGTGACGTCACCAGTTTCGCGCTGCCCGAGATCGCCGACGCGATGCTCGAGGGCGGTCCCGACGGCCTGTTCGGGCTTAGCGGGTCCGCGTTAGCCTCGGTCGTGTTCGTCGCGATGTTCCTCGGGTTTGCAGTGAAGGTCCCGGTCGTCCCGTTCCACACGTGGCTGCCGGACGCCCACGTCGAGGCGCCGACGCCCGCGTCGGTGCTGCTGGCGGGCGTCCTGCTGAAGATGGGGACCTACGCCCTGCTCCGGTTCAACTTCACGATGTTCCCGGAGCAGGTCGCCGCGTACGCGGTGCCGATCGCGGCTATCGCGGTCATCAGCGTCATCTACGGCGCGATGCTCGCGCTGGCCCAGACGGACCTCAAACGGATCGTCGCTTACTCCTCCGTGTCGTCGATGGGCTACGTCATCCTCGGCCTGATCGCGTACACGCAGTTCGGGGTCGGCGGCGCAACGTTCCAGATGGTGAGCCACGGCCTGATCTCGGGGCTGATGTTCATGGCGGTCGGCGTCATCTACAACGCGACCCACACCCGGATGGTCACGGACATGTCCGGGCTCGCCGACCGGATGCCCATCGCCGTCGGCATCCTGATCGCCGGCGCGTTCGGCTACATGGGGCTGCCGCTGATGAGCGGCTTCTACGGCGAGTTCACGATCTTCTTCGGCGCGTTCCAGTCCGAGCAACTCGCCTACGCGCCCCTCTTTACGGCGGCGGCGATGTTCGGCATCGTCATCGTCGCGGGCTACCTGCTCTTTGCGCTGCAACGCACCGTCTTCGGTCCGTACCGGCTGGAAACCGACTACGACCTCGGCCGCGCCCCGCTGCACGACGTCGCCCCGATGTTCGTGCTGCTGGGACTCATCATCCTGCTGGGCGTGGCTCCCGACCTGATCTTCGAGATGATTACCGACGCAGTCAACCCGATCTTAGAGACCGGAGGTGAGCTGTAA
- the nuoL gene encoding NADH-quinone oxidoreductase subunit L, which produces MAVFDYAPAIALFPLVAFVVALVFGRSMPKKGALAGIAATGGSLLLSLAMLAAVAGGETYHQTVYEWAAGDVLTAAESTGLEEIVFSFGILIDPLSALMLVIVSLVALLVHIFSLGYMNDEGETGLPRYYAELGLFTFSMLAFVYADNLLMAFMFFELVGLCSYLLIGFWFRTESAPSAAKKAFLVTRFGDYFFLLGVVAIAATFGTVAFAGDESFVVAAETAIEEGETLFGFGAQTWVTITGLLVLGGVIGKSAQFPLHTWLPDAMEGPTTVSALIHAATMVAAGVYLVARMFGYYAQSPTALAVIAFVGGFTALFAATMGVVKDDIKQVLAYSTISQYGYMMLGLGVGGYVAGVFHLMNHAFFKALLFLGSGAVIVLMHHEQDMWKMGGLKDKAPVTYYTFLAGALALAGIVPFSGFWSKDEVLFDALIVGLENPVILAAYAMGLVAVFFTGFYTFRMVFLTFHGDPRSETAENPHPVGWSIKVPLIVLGLLALLAGVANLAPVAKLTGADITFLEHWLDGEYGYVEGLTYHHYHEMVAFEEGYISSETTTMLLSAALSVGLALGGALLAYSLYAVPEPARHTQKLGGVYTLLRSNYYQDEFQVWLAEGFALPLARAADRFDQTVIDGVVDGVSAASLFSGSRVKRIQTGIVTNYAALLVAGFIGLLLILGISGGWFL; this is translated from the coding sequence ATGGCTGTATTCGACTACGCACCGGCGATCGCGCTGTTCCCGCTCGTGGCATTCGTCGTCGCGCTCGTCTTCGGCCGGTCCATGCCGAAGAAGGGCGCGCTCGCGGGCATCGCTGCGACGGGCGGTTCCCTGCTGCTCTCGCTCGCGATGCTCGCGGCCGTCGCGGGCGGCGAAACGTATCACCAGACGGTCTACGAGTGGGCGGCCGGCGACGTGCTGACCGCGGCCGAGTCGACCGGACTCGAGGAGATCGTCTTCTCCTTCGGGATCCTGATCGACCCGCTGTCGGCGCTGATGCTGGTCATCGTCTCGCTCGTGGCCCTGCTGGTCCACATTTTCAGCCTCGGATACATGAACGACGAGGGCGAGACCGGGCTGCCGCGCTACTACGCCGAGCTCGGGCTCTTTACGTTCAGCATGCTCGCGTTCGTCTACGCGGACAACCTGCTGATGGCGTTCATGTTCTTCGAGCTGGTGGGCCTGTGTTCGTACCTGCTGATCGGGTTCTGGTTCCGCACGGAATCTGCCCCGTCGGCGGCGAAGAAAGCGTTCCTGGTCACCCGCTTCGGTGACTACTTCTTCCTGTTGGGTGTCGTCGCCATCGCGGCGACCTTCGGCACGGTCGCGTTCGCCGGCGACGAGTCGTTCGTCGTCGCCGCCGAGACCGCCATCGAAGAGGGCGAGACGCTGTTCGGCTTCGGCGCCCAGACGTGGGTGACGATCACCGGACTGCTCGTGCTGGGCGGGGTCATCGGCAAGTCCGCGCAGTTCCCGCTGCACACGTGGCTGCCCGACGCGATGGAGGGCCCCACGACGGTGTCGGCGCTCATCCACGCGGCGACGATGGTCGCGGCCGGCGTCTATCTGGTCGCCCGAATGTTCGGCTACTACGCCCAGTCGCCGACCGCGCTGGCGGTCATCGCCTTCGTCGGCGGCTTCACCGCCTTGTTCGCGGCGACGATGGGCGTCGTCAAGGACGACATCAAGCAGGTGCTGGCCTACTCGACGATCAGCCAGTACGGCTACATGATGCTGGGCCTCGGCGTCGGCGGCTACGTCGCCGGGGTCTTCCACCTGATGAACCACGCCTTCTTCAAGGCGCTACTCTTCCTCGGCTCCGGTGCCGTCATCGTTCTCATGCACCACGAACAGGACATGTGGAAGATGGGCGGTCTGAAGGACAAGGCGCCCGTCACCTACTACACGTTCCTCGCCGGCGCGCTCGCGCTCGCGGGCATCGTGCCGTTCTCCGGCTTCTGGTCGAAGGACGAGGTCCTGTTCGACGCGCTGATCGTCGGCCTCGAGAACCCGGTCATCCTCGCGGCCTACGCGATGGGGCTCGTGGCCGTGTTCTTCACCGGCTTCTACACCTTCCGGATGGTCTTCCTGACCTTCCACGGCGACCCCCGGTCCGAGACGGCCGAGAACCCACACCCGGTCGGCTGGTCGATCAAGGTGCCCCTGATCGTGCTGGGGCTGCTCGCGCTGCTTGCGGGCGTCGCCAACCTCGCGCCCGTCGCGAAGCTGACCGGCGCGGACATCACGTTCCTCGAGCACTGGCTCGACGGCGAGTACGGCTACGTCGAGGGGCTGACCTACCACCACTACCACGAGATGGTGGCCTTCGAGGAGGGCTACATTAGCTCCGAGACGACCACCATGCTGCTGTCCGCAGCGCTGTCGGTCGGACTCGCGCTCGGCGGTGCGCTCCTGGCGTACTCGCTGTACGCCGTCCCCGAGCCCGCTCGCCACACGCAGAAGCTCGGCGGCGTGTACACCCTGCTGCGCAGCAACTACTACCAGGACGAGTTCCAGGTCTGGCTCGCGGAAGGCTTCGCGCTGCCGCTGGCTCGAGCCGCCGACCGGTTCGACCAGACCGTCATCGACGGCGTCGTCGACGGCGTCTCGGCGGCGAGCCTGTTCAGCGGGAGTCGCGTCAAGCGCATTCAGACCGGTATCGTGACGAACTACGCGGCCCTGCTCGTGGCCGGGTTCATCGGCTTACTGTTGATCCTCGGCATTAGCGGGGGGTGGTTCCTATGA
- the nuoK gene encoding NADH-quinone oxidoreductase subunit NuoK, with amino-acid sequence MAVEVQYYVLLSMALFCTGLFGILTRRNALMFLMSVELMLNAANINLIAFSFYQGNLTGQVFALFTMALAAAEVAVGLGIILVLYRNFRDVDVTVPTTMRW; translated from the coding sequence ATGGCAGTCGAAGTGCAGTACTACGTGCTGCTGTCGATGGCCCTGTTCTGCACCGGGCTCTTTGGCATCCTCACCCGTCGGAACGCGCTGATGTTCCTGATGTCCGTCGAACTCATGCTGAACGCGGCCAACATCAACCTGATCGCGTTCTCGTTCTACCAGGGCAACCTCACCGGCCAGGTGTTCGCGCTGTTTACGATGGCGCTGGCCGCCGCCGAGGTCGCCGTCGGACTCGGGATCATCCTCGTACTGTACCGCAACTTCCGTGACGTCGACGTCACGGTTCCAACGACGATGAGGTGGTAA
- a CDS encoding NADH-quinone oxidoreductase subunit J, with product MSKRNRPQLRLSSGAALAPGLLAVGLFVLMALVVLNTPFEPMADGGFEVASITAAIGYALFDLEPLQSAGGVAGTEPFLAAFLLIALTLDAALDASLVLAKREESGEPVAALAARGSDTAGGAETSTAAEPSRTATDGGTTGRETDDGGEA from the coding sequence ATGAGCAAACGCAATCGACCGCAACTTCGACTCAGTTCCGGCGCGGCGCTCGCGCCGGGGCTGCTCGCCGTCGGCCTCTTCGTGCTGATGGCGCTGGTCGTCCTGAACACGCCGTTCGAGCCGATGGCCGACGGCGGGTTCGAGGTCGCCTCGATCACCGCCGCGATCGGCTACGCGCTGTTCGACCTCGAGCCGTTGCAGTCGGCCGGCGGCGTCGCGGGAACCGAGCCGTTCCTCGCCGCGTTCCTGCTGATCGCGCTGACGCTTGACGCGGCGCTCGACGCCTCGCTCGTGCTGGCAAAGCGCGAGGAGTCGGGCGAGCCGGTGGCGGCGCTGGCCGCTCGCGGTTCCGATACGGCCGGCGGCGCGGAGACGAGTACGGCCGCCGAACCGTCGCGGACCGCGACCGACGGCGGCACGACCGGCCGAGAAACGGACGACGGAGGTGAGGCCTGA